One genomic segment of Gasterosteus aculeatus chromosome 6, fGasAcu3.hap1.1, whole genome shotgun sequence includes these proteins:
- the mdh1ab gene encoding malate dehydrogenase 1Ab, NAD (soluble) isoform X2, whose protein sequence is MSEPIRVLVTGAAGQIAYSLLFSIAKGDVFGKDQPVVLLLLDITPMLPVLDGVVMELQDCALPLLRDIVPTDKEDVAFRDLDAAILVGSMPRREGMERKDLLKANVAIFKSQGAALEKFAKKTVKVLVVGNPANTNCLIAAKSAPSIPKENFSCLTRLDHNRARSQVAMRCGVPATQVRNVIIWGNHSSTQYPDVHHCLVNMSGSELACFEAVKDDAWLKGDFIATVQQRGAAVIKARKLSSAMSAAKAICDHMKDIWSGTPEGEFISMGIYSSGNSYGVPEDLIYSFPVRIKDKTWKIVDGLAVNDFSRSKMEATAAELMEERDTAVSFLGV, encoded by the exons ATG TCTGAGCCCATTAGAGTTCTGGTGACCGGTGCTGCCGGGCAGATCGCCTATTCCCTGCTGTTCAGCATCGCCAAGGGAGATGTCTTTGGCAAAGATCAG CCGGTCGTCTTGCTCCTCTTGGACATCACGCCCATGCTGCCGGTCCTGGATGGCGTCGTCATGGAGCTGCAGGACTGCGCTCTCCCACTTCTGAGAG ATATCGTCCCCACCGACAAGGAGGACGTGGCCTTCCGGGACCTGGACGCAGCCATCTTGGTGGGCTCCATGCCTCGGAGGGAGGGCATGGAGAGGAAGGACCTGCTCAAAGCCAACGTGGCCATCTTCAAGAGTCAGGGAGCCGCTCTGGAGAAGTTCGCCAAGAAGACCGTCAAG GTGCTTGTTGTAGGAAACCCCGCCAACACCAACTGTCTGATAGCAGCCAAGTCGGCTCCCTCCATCCCCAAGGAGAACTTCTCCTGCCTCACCCGTCTGGACCACAACAGGGCTCGCTCTCAG GTGGCAATGCGCTGTGGCGTCCCCGCCACACAGGTGAGGAACGTGATCATCTGGGGCAACCACTCGTCCACCCAGTACCCAGACGTGCACCACTGCCTGGTCAACATGTCCGGCAGCGAGCTCGCTTGCTTCGAAGCGGTGAAGGACGACGCCTGGCTCAAAGGAGATTTCATCGCC ACCGTGCAGCAGAGAGGCGCCGCCGTCATCAAGGCCAGGAAGCTGTCCAGTGCCATGTCCGCCGCTAAGGCCATCTGTGACCACATGAAGGACATCTGGTCGGGCACCCCTGAG GGGGAGTTTATCTCCATGGGTATCTACTCCTCCGGCAACTCCTACGGAGTCCCAGAGGACCTCATCTACTCATTCCCTGTCCGGATCAAG GACAAGACCTGGAAGATCGTGGACGGCCTCGCCGTCAACGACTTTTCACGATCAAAGATGGAGGCCACGGCGGcagagctgatggaggagagagacactgCTGTGTCTTTCCTGGGAGTATGA
- the mdh1ab gene encoding malate dehydrogenase 1Ab, NAD (soluble) isoform X1: MSEPIRVLVTGAAGQIAYSLLFSIAKGDVFGKDQPVVLLLLDITPMLPVLDGVVMELQDCALPLLRDIVPTDKEDVAFRDLDAAILVGSMPRREGMERKDLLKANVAIFKSQGAALEKFAKKTVKVLVVGNPANTNCLIAAKSAPSIPKENFSCLTRLDHNRARSQVPFPHGSPLHNVPFNKLTLSDLFCQVAMRCGVPATQVRNVIIWGNHSSTQYPDVHHCLVNMSGSELACFEAVKDDAWLKGDFIATVQQRGAAVIKARKLSSAMSAAKAICDHMKDIWSGTPEGEFISMGIYSSGNSYGVPEDLIYSFPVRIKDKTWKIVDGLAVNDFSRSKMEATAAELMEERDTAVSFLGV; this comes from the exons ATG TCTGAGCCCATTAGAGTTCTGGTGACCGGTGCTGCCGGGCAGATCGCCTATTCCCTGCTGTTCAGCATCGCCAAGGGAGATGTCTTTGGCAAAGATCAG CCGGTCGTCTTGCTCCTCTTGGACATCACGCCCATGCTGCCGGTCCTGGATGGCGTCGTCATGGAGCTGCAGGACTGCGCTCTCCCACTTCTGAGAG ATATCGTCCCCACCGACAAGGAGGACGTGGCCTTCCGGGACCTGGACGCAGCCATCTTGGTGGGCTCCATGCCTCGGAGGGAGGGCATGGAGAGGAAGGACCTGCTCAAAGCCAACGTGGCCATCTTCAAGAGTCAGGGAGCCGCTCTGGAGAAGTTCGCCAAGAAGACCGTCAAG GTGCTTGTTGTAGGAAACCCCGCCAACACCAACTGTCTGATAGCAGCCAAGTCGGCTCCCTCCATCCCCAAGGAGAACTTCTCCTGCCTCACCCGTCTGGACCACAACAGGGCTCGCTCTCAGGTGCCTTTTCCTCATGGTTCCCCCCTTCACAACGTTCCTTTTAACAAATTAACACTCTCAGACCTTTTTTGTCAGGTGGCAATGCGCTGTGGCGTCCCCGCCACACAGGTGAGGAACGTGATCATCTGGGGCAACCACTCGTCCACCCAGTACCCAGACGTGCACCACTGCCTGGTCAACATGTCCGGCAGCGAGCTCGCTTGCTTCGAAGCGGTGAAGGACGACGCCTGGCTCAAAGGAGATTTCATCGCC ACCGTGCAGCAGAGAGGCGCCGCCGTCATCAAGGCCAGGAAGCTGTCCAGTGCCATGTCCGCCGCTAAGGCCATCTGTGACCACATGAAGGACATCTGGTCGGGCACCCCTGAG GGGGAGTTTATCTCCATGGGTATCTACTCCTCCGGCAACTCCTACGGAGTCCCAGAGGACCTCATCTACTCATTCCCTGTCCGGATCAAG GACAAGACCTGGAAGATCGTGGACGGCCTCGCCGTCAACGACTTTTCACGATCAAAGATGGAGGCCACGGCGGcagagctgatggaggagagagacactgCTGTGTCTTTCCTGGGAGTATGA